The Roseimicrobium gellanilyticum sequence GCGCATGTGCTCAAAAATTCGCCTGCACGCGGAAGGCAAGCTTCCGGAGGGGCATCACGCGTATCTCGGTACGGGCTTTGATGGTCGCACCTGCCGTTACCTGAAGGTGAACTACGAAGACGTGAAGGCCCAGGTGCTCGCCGGGAAGTCGGATGGGGAAGTGCTGGAGTGGTGCCAGAGCACAGGACGCCGGCTCAATGATGAGGAGATTCTTTTCTTCAACAGCTTCATGAGCAAGCGCGGCTGGCGTGACGATGAAACGGACAGCTACATCCCGGAATGTATTCGTGACTATGGCTTTGCGGATGACGGCACGCTGGTGACGGACTTCGACCTCATTGAGAAGGATGAAGGCCGCTGGTATTCGGATCAGTGGCGGGATGCGTGGAAGTGAGTGGTGATCTATGAAACCCTTCGGGAACCGCGCGCCGATGAATCCATGGTGTGGAAAGCACTCAACATGTGAAGGAGCGCTTTTCATCCTGGTACGGAATAGAGAGCCTCCGGCTTGTCTGATGTACTTTAAGCATAATCCGCTCCAATGAAATTCCTCATCGCTTTCTCACTGCTTGTAGCTGTGCATGCAACCTTCGCCGCAGATGCGCCGAAGAAGGTGGTCGTCTTTGGCGACTCCATTACGCAGGGAAGTGCGATGCCGAAGGAGGACAAACCGAAGGTCTGGGTGACTACGGTGCAAGGCGACTCCAGGGGAAGGCTGGAGATGATCAATGAAGGCAAGGGCGGCAGGCCGACGGATTCCGTGAAGGAGTTTGAGGCGATGTTGCAGCGTCAACCGAAGGCAGACATCCTGGTGATTGCGCTGGGCACGAATGATTCCCGCGACATCACGGACAAGTGTGTCCCCAAGGCCGTGGCGAATGTGAAGAGCATGGTGGAGAAAGGGCGCACGGCTTATGGTGCGAAGCTGGCCGTGCTTCTGGTGGGACCTCCGAACATCAACAAGAACGCGCTTGGCCCCACGAAACCGATTGCGAATGAGCGAGATG is a genomic window containing:
- a CDS encoding DUF5069 domain-containing protein — encoded protein: MKIEGIKGCYEKTGGLFYFPRMCSKIRLHAEGKLPEGHHAYLGTGFDGRTCRYLKVNYEDVKAQVLAGKSDGEVLEWCQSTGRRLNDEEILFFNSFMSKRGWRDDETDSYIPECIRDYGFADDGTLVTDFDLIEKDEGRWYSDQWRDAWK
- a CDS encoding SGNH/GDSL hydrolase family protein encodes the protein MKFLIAFSLLVAVHATFAADAPKKVVVFGDSITQGSAMPKEDKPKVWVTTVQGDSRGRLEMINEGKGGRPTDSVKEFEAMLQRQPKADILVIALGTNDSRDITDKCVPKAVANVKSMVEKGRTAYGAKLAVLLVGPPNINKNALGPTKPIANERDGKLVELGAAFEKQAKEMNAEFVTLYGVVPANALTKDGVHPDVSGNAAIAEVMLAKLMEMVK